A single genomic interval of Trinickia acidisoli harbors:
- a CDS encoding NAD-glutamate dehydrogenase, whose amino-acid sequence MLANNEEAVAHLLADVLEYARGRWSEAAFVPLESFLRFYYELVDAQDLQSRAIADLYGAAMAHWQTAQRFVSGTAALRVYNPVLDEHGWHSDHTVIEIVNDDMPFLVDSVTMEVNRCGLTLHSAIHPVYRVWRDAQGAIARIEPGGATSGEETSAHRSRLESFIHFEIDRCSEAAKLAELRSNIGRVLADVRAAVEDWSKMQAVAKETIKALAARESSDEAFEARAFLEWMAADHFTFLGLRDYVLVPHEGGFALRGVDGTGAGILRESLRFADAPDLTPLPRAAVEIIEGDSPIFLTKANSRATVHRPGYLDYVGVKLFGPDGKLVGERRMLGLYTSTAYTGSINDIPIVRRKCANVVRRAGFLAKGHLHKSLVTVLEQYPRDELFQANEDDLYDIGLGILRLQEHQRTRMFVRRDRFERFVSCLVFVAREKYNTDLRRRIAKLLAGAFNGTSVEFTPLLSESPLARIHIVVRTNTGVLPEVDTQELEARLVQATRRWQDDLADALLERFGEEEGNRLLQRYGDSFPAGYREDYAARTAVRDIELIEAAQRNETLSMNLYRPIEASPRAFRFKVYRAGQSIALSRSLPMLEHLGVRVDEERPYLIEPAGATPAWVHDFGLELTDDVEFDIEHVKALFEEAFARVWAGEVENDDFNRLVLRAQLAAREVSILRAYAKYLRQVGSTFSDAYVERAVTGNPALARGLVELFLSRFDPTLGPARATRADALLHGIETALDQVPNLDEDRILRQFLGVINATVRTNYFRRDSHGEPLSYLSFKLDPSRVPGLPEPKPMFEIWVYAPRVEGVHLRGGRVARGGLRWSDRREDFRTEVLGLMKAQMVKNTVIVPVGSKGGFVVKNPPAAGDREAMMREGIACYQTFLRGLLDVTDNRQNGAIVGPPAVVRHDGDDPYLVVAADKGTATFSDYANAIAREYGFWLDDAFASGGSVGYDHKKMGITARGAWESVKRHFREMGTDTQTTDFTVVGIGDMSGDVFGNGMLLSRHIRLVAAFDHRHVFLDPNPDPETSFAERERLFVLERSSWADYDHTKISAGGGVFPRTAKAIPISPAVQTVLGITATALAPNELIRAILLAPVDLLYNGGIGTYVKATRETHAQVGDRASDGVRVNGAQLRVKVVAEGGNLGLTQLGRIEYAQKGGRLNTDAIDNSAGVDCSDHEVNIKILLGLVVADGEMTEKQRNALLAEMTDEVGLLVLLDNYQQTQALSIAGRYTGELLEAEARLMRALERAGRLNRAIEFLPNDEEIAERQAAKAGLTSPERAVLLAYSKMWLYDELLESDLPEDPLVADMLREYFPKPLQTRFAEAAARHALKREILATHLANALVNRVGCAFVHRLQEETDAKTSDIVRACMMARDVFGIDDLWLRIDALDNRVADDVQARMFVDVARLVERVALWFLRQLQTEQGARDSAGVRALIERCREAAARLVARLPTLLPSAELAALDERRRALEQEGVDADLAGRIASGDMSAAVLDIAEVASNVDQPLELVAGVYFALGTLLDYGFIGERASALPTHTHWDMLARAAALAELARLKRVLTVSALTHAPERASADAIAAAWREQRAPQLARFAQLVAEQRASGGASLSMLLVLVREMTVLERG is encoded by the coding sequence ATGCTAGCGAACAACGAAGAAGCCGTCGCCCATTTGCTCGCGGACGTCCTCGAGTATGCGCGAGGGCGATGGTCCGAAGCCGCATTCGTCCCGCTCGAATCGTTTCTGCGCTTTTACTACGAACTCGTCGACGCGCAAGACTTGCAAAGCCGCGCCATCGCCGACCTCTACGGCGCGGCGATGGCCCATTGGCAGACCGCGCAGCGATTCGTGTCGGGCACGGCTGCGCTGCGCGTCTACAACCCGGTGCTCGACGAACACGGCTGGCATTCGGATCACACCGTCATCGAGATCGTCAACGACGATATGCCGTTTCTCGTCGATTCGGTAACGATGGAAGTCAATCGCTGCGGGCTGACGCTGCACTCGGCGATCCATCCGGTGTACCGCGTCTGGCGCGACGCGCAAGGCGCGATCGCTCGCATCGAGCCGGGCGGCGCGACGAGCGGCGAGGAGACGTCGGCTCATCGCTCGCGTCTCGAGTCATTCATCCACTTCGAGATCGATCGCTGCAGCGAAGCGGCAAAATTGGCCGAGTTGCGCTCGAACATCGGGCGTGTGCTCGCCGACGTGCGCGCGGCGGTCGAAGATTGGTCGAAGATGCAGGCTGTCGCGAAGGAGACGATCAAGGCGCTGGCCGCGCGTGAATCGAGCGACGAAGCATTCGAGGCCCGCGCGTTTCTCGAGTGGATGGCGGCCGATCATTTCACGTTCCTGGGCCTGCGCGACTACGTGCTCGTGCCGCACGAGGGCGGCTTCGCGCTGCGCGGCGTGGACGGAACCGGCGCGGGCATCTTGCGCGAAAGTTTGCGTTTTGCCGATGCGCCCGACCTCACGCCGCTGCCGCGCGCCGCGGTGGAGATCATCGAAGGAGACTCGCCGATTTTCCTGACGAAGGCCAATTCCCGAGCAACCGTGCATCGGCCGGGCTACCTCGATTACGTCGGTGTGAAGCTGTTCGGGCCGGACGGAAAGCTCGTCGGCGAGCGCCGCATGCTGGGCTTGTATACGTCGACGGCCTATACGGGTTCGATCAACGACATTCCGATCGTGCGGCGCAAATGCGCGAACGTCGTGCGGCGCGCGGGGTTTCTCGCGAAAGGGCATCTGCACAAGTCGCTCGTCACCGTCCTCGAGCAGTATCCGCGCGACGAACTGTTTCAAGCGAACGAGGACGATCTCTACGACATCGGGCTCGGCATATTGCGCCTGCAGGAGCACCAGCGCACGCGGATGTTCGTGCGGCGCGACCGCTTCGAGCGTTTCGTTTCGTGCCTCGTATTCGTCGCGCGCGAGAAGTACAACACGGACTTGCGACGGCGCATCGCGAAGCTGCTTGCCGGCGCGTTCAACGGAACGAGCGTCGAATTCACGCCACTGTTGTCGGAATCGCCGCTCGCGCGCATTCACATCGTCGTGCGCACGAATACGGGCGTGCTGCCCGAGGTGGACACGCAAGAGTTGGAGGCGCGGCTCGTCCAAGCCACGCGCCGCTGGCAGGACGATCTCGCCGACGCGCTGCTCGAGCGTTTCGGCGAAGAGGAGGGCAATCGGTTGCTGCAACGCTACGGCGATTCGTTCCCGGCCGGATATCGTGAAGATTATGCCGCGCGCACCGCGGTGCGCGACATCGAACTCATCGAAGCGGCGCAGCGCAACGAGACGCTCTCGATGAATCTGTACCGGCCGATCGAAGCGTCGCCCCGCGCGTTTCGATTCAAGGTGTATCGCGCCGGACAGTCGATCGCACTTTCGCGCAGCCTGCCGATGCTCGAGCACCTGGGCGTGCGCGTCGACGAAGAGCGTCCCTATCTCATCGAGCCTGCAGGCGCGACACCGGCCTGGGTGCACGACTTCGGCCTGGAATTGACGGACGACGTCGAGTTCGACATCGAGCACGTGAAAGCGCTATTCGAGGAAGCGTTTGCGCGCGTGTGGGCAGGCGAAGTCGAGAACGACGACTTCAACCGGCTCGTTCTGCGGGCGCAGCTCGCCGCTCGCGAAGTGTCGATTCTGCGCGCCTATGCGAAGTATTTGCGGCAAGTGGGCTCGACGTTCAGCGACGCTTACGTCGAACGCGCGGTGACCGGCAATCCGGCACTGGCGCGCGGGCTCGTCGAGCTGTTCCTCTCGCGTTTCGACCCGACGCTCGGGCCCGCGCGCGCCACGCGCGCCGACGCGCTGCTGCACGGTATCGAAACCGCGCTCGACCAGGTGCCGAATCTCGACGAAGACCGGATCTTGCGGCAGTTTCTCGGCGTCATCAACGCGACGGTCCGCACGAACTACTTCCGTCGCGACAGCCACGGCGAGCCGCTGTCTTACCTCTCGTTCAAGCTCGATCCGTCGCGCGTGCCCGGGCTGCCCGAGCCGAAGCCGATGTTCGAGATCTGGGTCTACGCGCCGCGCGTGGAGGGTGTGCATCTGCGCGGCGGGCGCGTCGCGCGCGGCGGCTTGCGCTGGTCGGATCGGCGCGAGGACTTCCGCACCGAAGTGCTGGGGCTCATGAAAGCGCAGATGGTGAAGAATACGGTCATCGTGCCGGTCGGATCCAAGGGCGGCTTCGTCGTCAAGAATCCGCCGGCGGCGGGCGATCGCGAGGCGATGATGCGCGAAGGCATCGCCTGCTATCAAACGTTTCTGCGCGGCTTGCTCGACGTGACCGACAACCGCCAAAACGGCGCGATCGTCGGTCCGCCCGCCGTCGTGCGTCACGACGGCGACGATCCGTATCTCGTCGTCGCCGCCGACAAGGGCACCGCCACGTTCTCCGACTACGCGAACGCGATCGCGCGCGAGTACGGCTTTTGGCTCGACGATGCATTCGCCTCGGGCGGCTCGGTCGGCTATGACCACAAGAAGATGGGCATTACGGCGCGCGGCGCCTGGGAATCGGTGAAGCGCCATTTCCGCGAGATGGGCACCGATACGCAGACGACCGACTTCACGGTCGTCGGCATTGGCGATATGTCGGGCGACGTATTCGGCAACGGCATGCTGCTCTCGCGCCATATCCGGCTCGTGGCTGCCTTCGATCATCGACACGTCTTCCTCGATCCCAATCCGGACCCGGAAACGAGCTTTGCCGAACGCGAGCGGCTCTTCGTGCTCGAACGCTCGAGTTGGGCCGATTACGATCACACGAAGATCTCGGCTGGCGGCGGCGTCTTCCCGCGTACCGCGAAAGCGATCCCGATCTCGCCGGCCGTGCAGACCGTGCTCGGCATCACGGCGACAGCGCTCGCGCCGAACGAACTGATCCGTGCGATTTTGCTTGCTCCAGTCGATCTGCTCTACAACGGCGGTATCGGCACCTATGTGAAAGCGACGCGCGAAACGCACGCGCAGGTCGGCGACCGCGCCAGCGACGGCGTACGCGTCAACGGCGCTCAATTGCGCGTGAAAGTGGTCGCGGAGGGCGGCAATCTGGGCCTCACGCAATTGGGCCGCATCGAATACGCGCAAAAGGGCGGACGCCTCAACACCGACGCCATCGACAACTCGGCCGGCGTCGATTGCTCCGACCACGAAGTCAACATCAAGATCTTGCTCGGGCTCGTCGTTGCCGATGGCGAGATGACCGAAAAGCAGCGCAACGCGTTATTGGCGGAAATGACCGATGAAGTCGGACTGCTCGTGCTGCTCGACAATTATCAGCAGACGCAGGCGCTCTCGATTGCCGGGCGCTACACGGGCGAGCTCTTGGAAGCCGAGGCGCGTCTCATGCGCGCACTCGAACGCGCCGGCCGCTTGAATCGGGCGATCGAGTTCCTGCCGAACGACGAGGAAATCGCCGAACGGCAAGCGGCCAAAGCCGGGTTGACGTCGCCCGAACGCGCGGTGCTGCTGGCCTACAGCAAGATGTGGCTCTACGACGAGCTGCTCGAATCGGACTTGCCGGAAGACCCGCTCGTTGCCGACATGCTGCGCGAGTACTTCCCCAAGCCCCTGCAAACGCGCTTCGCCGAAGCCGCCGCACGGCATGCGCTCAAGCGTGAGATTCTCGCCACGCACCTGGCCAATGCGTTGGTGAACCGCGTGGGCTGCGCATTCGTGCACCGGCTGCAAGAGGAGACGGACGCGAAGACGAGCGATATCGTGCGCGCGTGCATGATGGCGCGCGACGTTTTCGGTATCGACGACCTCTGGCTGCGCATCGATGCCCTCGACAATCGGGTCGCCGACGACGTGCAAGCCCGCATGTTCGTCGACGTTGCGCGGCTCGTGGAACGCGTGGCGCTGTGGTTCCTGCGGCAATTGCAGACAGAACAGGGCGCACGCGACAGCGCGGGCGTTCGCGCGTTGATCGAGCGTTGCCGTGAGGCGGCGGCGCGGCTGGTTGCGCGCTTGCCGACCCTGTTGCCGAGCGCCGAACTCGCAGCGCTCGACGAGCGCCGGCGTGCGCTCGAGCAGGAAGGCGTCGATGCCGATCTGGCCGGACGCATCGCGAGCGGCGACATGTCGGCGGCGGTGCTGGACATTGCCGAGGTGGCATCGAACGTCGATCAGCCGCTGGAACTCGTGGCGGGCGTCTACTTTGCGCTCGGCACATTGCTCGATTACGGATTCATTGGCGAGCGCGCGAGCGCATTGCCGACGCACACGCATTGGGACATGCTCGCGCGTGCCGCGGCGCTTGCCGAGCTTGCGAGGCTCAAGCGCGTGCTGACGGTCAGCGCGCTGACGCACGCGCCCGAACGTGCGTCGGCCGATGCGATTGCCGCGGCTTGGCGCGAGCAGCGCGCACCGCAACTTGCGCGCTTCGCGCAGTTGGTTGCCGAGCAACGCGCGTCGGGCGGCGCGAGCTTGTCGATGCTGCTGGTGCTCGTGCGCGAAATGACGGTATTGGAGCGGGGATAG
- a CDS encoding mechanosensitive ion channel domain-containing protein, which translates to MRKLLSTGVLFLLFCFSFAHAAPASAPASPKPVSNPSTVVLTPEQAKRALQVLGNPTSRGQMEDTLRAIAAAGALATPPVASAPAAASSSAASGVLSAIASNGLVSQVSHQTVHDIRRIGASLRHSVAALLDVRSVRAWWSYEMTSTEGRAQLEQLGWTLAATFVPAWLASWLLTRLLRKRVAVLAVGKAEADGGADANARAANANANANAEADAAVSTLNANVPATSIDEQALRAARNQRDAAHAGRHWSLLQRLPYALLHTLLEAIPLAAFVGVALVAMSLLTDDGTQQADVVVTVIEIYTVARAIVLASGFLFASGAPRLRMLPLGDAWAAFGEAWVLRLVIVLGVGVALAETPVSLGLTAAAHDGIEKAVALVGHVMIVVLILQIRRPVADWMRSKYARSGLFRFLANWLADTWAAVAAFFVMALWFIWALDVRNGYETLLEHGGLSLLILVGARVVAIVTFGILGRIFKAPNEAKPSIALQRAQRYYPLLRRLTWLVILVAATALVLWVWDIHVWRAFTGNFVGRKLASACVTVAVAAFVALLVWETINVSIERRLHRWTDTGDLMRAARLRTLLPMLRTALLVGIALVVGLTGLSELGVNIGPLLAGASIFGVALGFGSQKLVQDFITGMFLLMENAMQVGDWVTLAGVSGTVEYLSIRTVRLRGGDGALHTVPFSSVSTVTNSNRGLGNAAVKVSIAYGQDIDLATKTLNEIGAQLREDPKFKDGIISDFSFWGVDQVDGSMITLVGQVQCRDTARWPIQREFNRLIAGRFRERGIAIANPLRNVLVPSDGAKGIDDKKREEPVNEEGTGKKPSTEQ; encoded by the coding sequence ATGCGCAAATTACTGTCCACCGGTGTGCTGTTTTTATTGTTTTGCTTTTCGTTCGCGCATGCCGCGCCCGCTTCGGCACCGGCGTCGCCAAAGCCAGTCTCCAACCCTTCCACTGTCGTCTTGACGCCCGAGCAGGCCAAGCGCGCGCTGCAAGTGCTCGGCAATCCGACCTCGCGCGGGCAAATGGAAGACACGTTGCGCGCCATCGCCGCGGCCGGTGCGCTGGCGACGCCGCCCGTCGCTAGCGCACCGGCGGCGGCATCGTCGTCCGCGGCTTCAGGGGTGTTGTCGGCGATTGCGTCTAATGGGCTCGTGTCCCAGGTGTCGCATCAGACCGTCCACGACATTCGTAGGATCGGCGCGTCGCTGCGCCACTCGGTGGCGGCATTGCTCGACGTGCGTTCCGTGCGCGCATGGTGGAGCTACGAGATGACGAGCACGGAAGGGCGCGCGCAGCTCGAGCAATTGGGCTGGACGCTCGCCGCCACATTCGTTCCCGCGTGGCTCGCGAGTTGGCTCTTGACGCGGCTGCTCCGCAAGCGAGTAGCCGTCTTGGCCGTCGGCAAGGCCGAGGCGGATGGCGGGGCGGATGCGAATGCTCGAGCGGCCAATGCCAATGCCAACGCCAATGCCGAGGCGGATGCGGCGGTGAGCACGCTCAACGCGAACGTGCCCGCGACGAGTATCGACGAGCAAGCATTGCGCGCGGCGCGCAATCAGCGCGATGCCGCTCATGCGGGCCGACACTGGTCGCTGCTGCAACGGCTGCCTTACGCGCTCCTGCATACGTTGCTCGAAGCGATTCCGCTCGCGGCGTTCGTCGGCGTGGCGTTGGTCGCGATGTCCTTGCTGACCGACGACGGAACGCAGCAGGCCGATGTCGTCGTAACCGTCATCGAGATCTATACCGTTGCGCGCGCGATCGTGCTCGCGAGCGGGTTTTTGTTCGCTAGCGGTGCGCCGAGGCTGCGCATGCTGCCGCTCGGCGACGCGTGGGCTGCCTTCGGTGAAGCATGGGTATTGCGCCTCGTGATCGTGCTCGGCGTCGGTGTCGCATTGGCCGAGACTCCGGTGTCGCTCGGCCTCACGGCGGCCGCGCACGATGGCATCGAGAAGGCCGTGGCGCTCGTCGGTCACGTGATGATCGTGGTGCTGATCCTGCAGATTCGCCGGCCCGTGGCTGATTGGATGCGATCGAAGTACGCGCGCTCGGGGCTGTTCCGATTCCTGGCGAATTGGTTGGCCGATACGTGGGCGGCCGTCGCTGCGTTTTTCGTCATGGCGCTTTGGTTCATTTGGGCGCTCGACGTGCGCAACGGCTATGAAACGCTGCTCGAGCACGGTGGGCTGTCGCTGTTGATTCTCGTCGGCGCGCGTGTCGTCGCGATCGTCACGTTCGGTATTCTCGGGCGCATTTTCAAGGCACCGAACGAGGCCAAGCCGTCGATTGCGCTGCAGCGCGCACAGCGTTACTACCCGCTGCTGCGCCGGTTGACCTGGCTCGTGATTCTCGTCGCGGCAACGGCGCTCGTCTTGTGGGTGTGGGACATTCACGTGTGGCGCGCGTTTACCGGTAACTTCGTCGGGCGCAAACTCGCTTCGGCGTGCGTGACCGTTGCCGTTGCCGCATTCGTCGCACTGCTCGTATGGGAGACCATCAACGTTTCGATCGAACGCCGGCTCCACCGGTGGACCGATACGGGCGATCTCATGCGCGCCGCGCGCTTGCGCACGTTGCTGCCGATGCTGCGCACGGCGTTGCTCGTCGGCATTGCGCTCGTCGTCGGGCTGACCGGCTTGAGCGAGCTCGGCGTAAACATCGGGCCGCTGCTCGCGGGCGCGAGCATTTTCGGGGTGGCGCTCGGCTTCGGTTCGCAAAAGCTCGTGCAGGACTTCATCACGGGGATGTTCCTGCTGATGGAGAACGCGATGCAGGTCGGCGATTGGGTCACGCTCGCGGGCGTATCGGGAACGGTCGAGTACTTGTCGATTCGCACCGTGCGTCTGCGCGGCGGCGACGGTGCGCTGCATACCGTCCCGTTCAGTTCGGTGTCGACGGTGACCAATTCGAACCGAGGGTTGGGTAACGCCGCGGTCAAGGTCAGCATTGCGTATGGACAGGACATCGATCTCGCCACGAAAACCTTGAACGAAATCGGCGCTCAATTGCGCGAAGATCCGAAATTCAAGGATGGCATCATCAGCGACTTCAGTTTCTGGGGCGTCGACCAAGTGGACGGCTCGATGATCACGCTCGTGGGCCAGGTTCAATGTCGCGATACCGCGCGCTGGCCGATCCAGCGCGAGTTCAATCGGCTCATCGCCGGGCGGTTCCGCGAACGCGGCATCGCTATCGCCAATCCGCTGCGCAACGTGCTCGTGCCGAGCGACGGAGCGAAGGGGATCGACGATAAGAAACGAGAAGAGCCTGTCAACGAGGAGGGGACAGGCAAGAAACCGTCGACCGAGCAATGA
- a CDS encoding purine-nucleoside phosphorylase — protein MLTRTLSSIGAIALTACAATASSAQDNDTRFADQASHGRHVKVMIISMFAPEGQVWLDHLGPWESIPVAGLSPDYPNVQCNKQDICVMTTGMGHANAAASTMALAFSSQFDLRHTYFLIAGIAGIDPARGTLGSAAWAKYLVDFGIQWELDGREIPPGWNTGYLGINTTNPNQKPPLDYKTEVFQLNANLADAAYALSRNVVLTDSPQAQAARAKYGYAPADQPPTVIQCDTLAGDTWFSGTDIGQRARDWMKIMTDGNGTYCTTQQEDNATFEALTRAANAHRVDLSRVADLRAGSDFDRPYAGQTSADNLLNYAAQGGFTPAISNLFLAGNPLVQAIATHWSEWRNGVPQP, from the coding sequence ATGCTTACTCGCACCCTCTCGTCGATCGGCGCCATCGCGCTGACGGCCTGCGCGGCCACGGCCTCGAGTGCGCAGGACAACGACACCCGCTTCGCCGACCAAGCTTCGCACGGCCGGCACGTCAAAGTCATGATTATTTCGATGTTCGCGCCGGAAGGGCAGGTCTGGCTCGACCATCTCGGTCCGTGGGAGTCGATCCCTGTTGCGGGGTTGTCGCCCGACTATCCCAACGTTCAGTGCAACAAGCAGGATATCTGCGTGATGACGACCGGTATGGGACACGCGAACGCGGCGGCGTCGACGATGGCGTTGGCGTTCTCGTCGCAGTTCGATCTGCGTCACACGTACTTCCTGATTGCCGGTATTGCCGGCATCGATCCGGCTCGAGGTACGCTCGGTTCCGCGGCATGGGCGAAATACCTCGTCGATTTCGGCATCCAATGGGAGCTCGACGGACGCGAGATTCCGCCGGGTTGGAACACCGGTTATCTCGGCATCAACACGACGAATCCAAACCAAAAGCCCCCGCTCGATTACAAGACGGAGGTATTCCAACTCAATGCGAATCTTGCCGATGCCGCCTATGCGTTGTCGCGCAACGTCGTGCTGACCGACAGCCCGCAAGCGCAAGCCGCGCGCGCCAAATACGGCTATGCGCCCGCCGACCAGCCGCCCACGGTCATTCAATGCGACACGCTCGCAGGCGATACCTGGTTTTCGGGCACGGATATTGGGCAGCGCGCACGCGACTGGATGAAGATCATGACCGACGGCAATGGAACCTATTGCACCACGCAGCAAGAGGACAACGCGACGTTCGAGGCTTTGACGCGCGCTGCGAATGCGCATCGCGTCGACCTCTCACGCGTGGCGGACCTGCGCGCCGGTTCTGACTTCGATCGCCCCTATGCGGGCCAGACGAGCGCCGACAATCTGCTGAATTACGCGGCGCAGGGCGGCTTCACGCCGGCGATCTCGAACCTGTTCTTGGCGGGTAACCCGCTCGTGCAGGCGATTGCGACGCATTGGAGCGAGTGGCGCAACGGCGTGCCGCAACCGTAA
- a CDS encoding DUF4148 domain-containing protein, whose product MKRTLAAALFVSLFASTAAFAEGSIGHNGSYNDQSWIGTSTKTREQVRAELVAAERDGTLPAMNKQSYPNLSLAGRTQAARIALRDGDNTHVELARAGNQ is encoded by the coding sequence ATGAAGCGCACTCTCGCAGCCGCCCTTTTCGTTTCGCTTTTCGCCAGCACGGCTGCCTTCGCTGAAGGCAGCATCGGCCATAACGGTTCGTACAACGACCAATCGTGGATCGGCACGAGCACCAAGACGCGCGAACAAGTTCGTGCCGAACTCGTCGCTGCTGAGCGCGATGGCACGTTACCTGCTATGAACAAGCAAAGCTATCCGAACCTGAGTCTCGCGGGCCGAACGCAAGCGGCTCGTATCGCGTTGCGCGATGGCGATAACACGCATGTCGAACTCGCGCGCGCAGGAAACCAATAA
- a CDS encoding LysR family transcriptional regulator has translation MDRLQAMQVFTRVVDTNSFTKAAETLDLPRASVTTIIQNLEAYLSVRLMHRTTRRLSLTPDGAAYYERCVRILADVDETESSLQNGSKKPSGKLRVDMPGSIGRTIVIPALCEFHTRYPDIDLQLGFSDRPVDLLQEGVDCVIRVGALQDSSLVARRIGLFEGVTCASPDYLARAGEPRTLDELSQYQAVNYFSSRTGRIIDWSFLVDGKEVEVKMPGSVSVNDADAYLTCAIEGFGLIQGPLYMVLPHLRSGALKEVLPEWKPLPMPISTVYPHSRHLSPKVRVFVDWVAEVFDRCPLLSGRQSLDAICSKRTPEERESAPALDTPVLTEWVA, from the coding sequence ATGGATCGCCTTCAGGCCATGCAAGTCTTCACACGTGTGGTCGACACGAACAGCTTCACGAAAGCTGCGGAAACGCTCGATCTGCCGCGTGCGTCGGTTACGACGATCATCCAAAATCTGGAGGCGTACCTCAGCGTGCGGCTCATGCACCGCACGACGCGGCGCTTGAGCCTGACGCCGGACGGCGCCGCCTATTATGAACGCTGCGTGCGCATTCTGGCAGACGTCGACGAAACGGAGAGCAGCCTGCAAAACGGCAGCAAGAAGCCGAGCGGCAAATTGCGCGTCGACATGCCGGGCTCGATCGGCCGCACGATCGTCATTCCCGCGCTTTGCGAATTCCACACGCGCTATCCGGATATCGACCTGCAGCTCGGGTTCTCCGATCGGCCCGTCGATCTACTGCAAGAGGGCGTCGATTGCGTGATTCGCGTCGGCGCGCTGCAGGATTCGTCGCTCGTCGCACGCCGGATCGGATTGTTCGAAGGCGTCACGTGCGCCTCGCCCGACTACCTCGCGCGCGCGGGCGAGCCGCGCACGCTCGACGAACTGAGCCAATATCAGGCCGTCAATTACTTCTCGAGCCGAACGGGTCGCATCATCGATTGGTCGTTTCTCGTCGACGGCAAGGAAGTCGAGGTGAAAATGCCCGGCTCGGTGTCCGTCAACGACGCGGATGCCTATCTGACCTGCGCAATCGAGGGCTTCGGTCTCATTCAAGGGCCGTTGTACATGGTGTTGCCGCATCTGCGATCGGGCGCGCTCAAAGAAGTGCTGCCTGAGTGGAAGCCGTTGCCGATGCCGATTTCGACCGTCTATCCGCACAGCCGCCATCTTTCGCCGAAGGTGCGCGTATTCGTCGACTGGGTGGCTGAAGTGTTCGACCGCTGCCCGTTGCTGAGCGGGCGGCAAAGCCTCGATGCGATCTGCAGCAAGCGTACGCCCGAGGAACGCGAGAGCGCACCCGCGCTCGATACGCCCGTACTGACGGAGTGGGTTGCCTAG
- a CDS encoding alpha/beta hydrolase has translation MRVTHSRSLMAGSPWSAEPLEVNEAQIAGYESNIRVRLYRRASVRSLPVMLYFHGGAFVGGSLDDADFAARHFAAHLPVLVISVGYSLAPKHPFPAALEDAYRAARWAEGAGKAIGGDGKRLLAAGHCAGGHVANGLAFMARDRGDVRIGAVALFSPMLDPSMTCLADERVVDSDISPGQCLASYRAYLPKASQRMHPYAAPLESARLAGLPPAFIATARNDVLHVEAETYASRLICAGVPTQVMRYSNATHERIAYDPLALQDAVRFFECHLDPRAVTVG, from the coding sequence ATGCGAGTTACGCATTCCCGTAGTCTCATGGCGGGATCGCCTTGGAGCGCTGAGCCGCTCGAAGTCAACGAGGCACAGATTGCAGGGTATGAAAGCAATATTCGGGTACGGCTTTATCGCCGGGCCAGTGTACGTTCATTGCCGGTCATGCTTTATTTTCATGGCGGGGCATTCGTCGGTGGATCGCTCGACGATGCCGACTTCGCCGCTCGGCATTTTGCCGCGCATCTCCCGGTATTGGTCATATCCGTAGGTTATTCGCTCGCGCCCAAGCATCCGTTTCCGGCGGCCCTCGAAGACGCCTATCGCGCCGCACGCTGGGCCGAAGGCGCCGGCAAGGCGATCGGCGGCGACGGCAAGCGGCTGCTGGCGGCGGGGCATTGCGCGGGCGGACACGTCGCGAACGGGCTCGCGTTCATGGCGCGCGATCGTGGCGACGTCCGTATCGGCGCGGTCGCGCTGTTCAGCCCGATGCTCGATCCGAGCATGACGTGCCTGGCCGACGAGCGCGTCGTGGATTCGGACATCTCGCCGGGCCAGTGCCTCGCGAGTTATCGCGCGTACCTGCCGAAGGCTTCGCAGCGCATGCATCCGTACGCGGCACCGCTCGAATCGGCGCGGCTTGCGGGGTTGCCGCCCGCGTTCATCGCGACGGCGCGCAACGACGTCCTGCACGTCGAAGCGGAAACCTATGCCTCGCGGCTGATCTGCGCGGGCGTGCCGACGCAGGTCATGCGCTATTCCAATGCGACGCACGAGCGAATCGCGTACGATCCGCTCGCTTTGCAGGACGCCGTGCGGTTTTTCGAGTGTCACCTCGACCCGCGCGCTGTCACAGTCGGTTGA